In Deltaproteobacteria bacterium, the genomic window GCTCTCTTAATGTAGGGAGAATAAATCGCCATGTAGTCGTCTATCCCGAAAAATACGTTCTCTGTTTCCATGGAGAACGCATATCACAGCCTCCATGATTGTGCAAGATTTATCTGTCGGAGTAGAATTAACTGGGCCTCGAAAAAAGGGCATGACGCCGACAGCAGGGGCAAAGGATAGTTTGCGGCTAGATGAGGAGGCTGTAGCCCGTTATGTCCACAGCCGGCGCACCCCAGCAGGGGGCTATTGTTTTTATCGCACACCGAGTTGGGGCATCGAGGAACCAAATGCCCTGGATACCCTTGCCGCCGTCGCCTCCCTGGGTCTTCTCGGGGTCCCATGTCCGAATCCCGAAGAGACGGGCCGTTGGGTCCAAGGGCTTCAGAGGGAGGACGGAACCTATTCCACCCTCACCATCGGCTGGGCCGCCCTCTCCACCCTGGACCTCGTTGGATTTAAACCTCGCAGGGAACCCTGGATGTGGCTTGAGGCCGCTTGTGACAGGATAATCCGTGAAGCGGCCAGGCCGCACCGCGACCTGGCAGGGACCTTAATGGATCTCGATCGTCTCGTCGGGCTCATAGGAAGCCGGAATAAGGGCCAACTTCATCCAGGACATCGCAAAACCATACTTGATGCCATTGAAAGATGGAGGGATTCGAAAGGGGGCTGGGTACAGGGAGGCCCCACGATCGAAGTGACCGCAGTAGCGGTCCGTCTTGCCAGCCGCTGCGGACAGGACCTTTCCCATGACGCCAGACTCCGTGATTGGGTGAGGGCCTGCGAGGATCCTGTCCATGGGTTCAGGATCTGCCCAGGGGCAGGGGAGGCAACCTCAGGTGCCCTCTGGGGAGGGCTTTTTCTCCTGGACCTCCTTGGCATGGAGCCCAAAGATCCGAAGGCAGTCGATCGAAATATCGCCCTTCTCCAGAGGAAAAACGGCGGACTCGGCCCCCGTTTAGGGGCCATAGCCACCCTGCTTGACACGTGGACAGGCCTGCGCGCATACACTCTTCTGCGGGGCATGCGTCCTTGAGCATGATAGTCTCGTAAAAAGCCGTCACCCTGTTGAAAATGCACCCACAAGTTGGAGCATGTTCACAAGGGAGATCGTGTCATGAAACGTGAAGTCGTCGCCATCGCCAACCACAAGGGAGGGGTCGGAAAGACCACATCCTCTGTGAACATCGCTGCCTGTCTTGGTGAACGAGGGGAAAGGGTCCTCCTTGTGGACATGGATCCACAGGGGAGCGCGAGCCTCTTTCTTGGAGTTGGGGATGACGGGACCTCCCTTCTTCGCGCCCTTCAAAGTACTGGGGCACTTCCATGGAGGTCGACCAGGGCCCCTGGCGTGGACCTCGTTCCTTCAGGTCAGGAGCTTGCCCTGGCTCGGGAGAGGTTTTCCGGGGCAATAGGCGCCGATCTCCTCTCACGTTCCCTTGCGCGGACGGACGGGGAGTGGGAATGGGTCCTCGTGGACTGCCCGCCTGGGCTCGAGGTCCTGACCATCAATGCCTTGAGGGCGGCCCGGCACGTGATCGTACCGGTGGAGGCGAGTTATCTGGGCCTGCACGGAATCGCCCAGATTGTGGATACGGTCCGGAAACTTGCAGGATCCGGATGCGACGTGGCCATTCGGGCCGTGATCCCCTGTCGGGCACATCCCCGCCGCCGCGTCCACCGAGAGGTCATGAAGGTGATCGAAAGCGAGTTTCCAGGGCTGGTAACGCCGGTCGTTCGAGAGAGTGTGGCCCTCGTCGAGGCCTCCGGACGTAAGCGGCCGGTCGTGATAACGGCGCCGCGATCTCCTGCCGCAGACGATTACCGGGCGGTCACGGACTGGCTCGTGGCCATGCTCACGCCCGGCCGGACGCCATGAACGGG contains:
- a CDS encoding ParA family protein — translated: MKREVVAIANHKGGVGKTTSSVNIAACLGERGERVLLVDMDPQGSASLFLGVGDDGTSLLRALQSTGALPWRSTRAPGVDLVPSGQELALARERFSGAIGADLLSRSLARTDGEWEWVLVDCPPGLEVLTINALRAARHVIVPVEASYLGLHGIAQIVDTVRKLAGSGCDVAIRAVIPCRAHPRRRVHREVMKVIESEFPGLVTPVVRESVALVEASGRKRPVVITAPRSPAADDYRAVTDWLVAMLTPGRTP